CGATCGGGTACGATTTCCCAATACAAACCGAGCGCAGAAGATGCGCGGCTGGTAAATCTCATCTAGAGATTCGGTTTCTATTTTAAACAATTTATCCTTCAGAAGCATTTGGCATGATATTTTTGTCTTTCGTTCGTTTGACTCGTCTTTATGTTCTACGCCTGCAGGTAATTTTCACAAACGGCGTAAAACAGGTAAGTAAAACTTATGCGCCTTATTGTCTCGATTATGGACCAATCGCACAAAATCGAATCGTAAAAATTGAAAAATGGTATCTGAAACACGGAAATCAGAGCCTTAAAAGTGGTGAAGATCAGAAACCGGTGCTGCCTGTTTATACTCGGACAATAAAAAACGCCTTGTTTTTGATAGTGACCGAGTCAGCAGGTACGCAGGTATTCACTCACCAGAATTTTTCCCTCGCGCGCGCGACGCAGATGAGTGAGTTTCGGAATCCGCACAGGCGTGTCAAGCTGCAGAAGTCTTCACTGATTACAAAACAGAACTGAATAAATTGAGGCGATGAGAAATAAACACTAGTTGGCACTCTGCCATTTTTTTCTGAGCAGCGGCATGAATACAGGAACCAGCCAAAGTGCGATGCAGAAAATTCCCAACCCCGCAGAAATGGGACGGTTAAAGAATGACAACAGGCTATCATCCTTGGTTAAATTTTGCACAAAGGTTTGTTCCAACTGTCCGCCGAGAATAATTCCCAATACAACCGGGCCGAGGGGAATCGCAAAGACTTCGAGTACAAATCCAATGATCCCCATCCCCAGCATGACCCAGACATCAAAGTAACTTCCATTGATTGAATACGAGCCAACCACACAGAACATCAAAATCAAAGGCATCAAGATACGGCGTGGCACGCGCACCAGTTGTGAGCCACTACGAATGGCCAGGAAGCCGAGCGGAATCAACAATAAATTCGCAATGATAAACGTGAGATAAATTCCATGTACGAGTACCAGCTGATCGGCGTTATTAAAAATCTCAGGGCCGGGTGTAATGTTTTTCATTAATAACACGCCGATCACAATCGCAGTCACCGAGTCACCCGGTATACCCAGGACGAGTGCGGGGATCCAGGCTCCCGCCAGCGCGGAATTATTCGCACTGGTGGCATCACCCACGGCATCGAGCGATCCTTTTCCATATTCTTCAGGAGTTTTAGATGATTTTTTGGAAACGGCATATGAAATCCAGGCGGCAATGTCGGCACCGGCACCGGGAATCATGCCAATGGTGGATCCAATACAACTGGAACGAAACCAACTGAATTTTCGTTTCCAGAGATGCGGTAATACGCCGCCAAATACGGGCTTTAAATGTTTGAACCAGGACTTGTCATCGTCTGAAATGACTGCTGATGTCAACTTCCCGGATTCTTCATCGGTCTTCGAAGTCAAGCAATTTCTGAAGACTTCAGAAAGACCAAACAGGCCGATCATCGCGGGAATGAAATTAATACCGGTAAATAATTCATCAAAGCCAAACGTAAAACGGGGGACGCTGTGAACTTCACTCAAGCCAACCGTAGAGAACATCAAACCAATCATCAATGCCAGCGCACCTTTGAGTCGGGATCCTGTTGAAACAATGGCGGCACAACTCAAGCCGAGTACATACAACCAGAAATATTCGTAGGTCGTAAAGTGGAATGCGATTTTCGCTAACTGAGGAGCCGCTAAGATCAGCACCAGCGCACCAAACAATCCACCGGCGACACTGAAAACCA
The Gimesia aquarii DNA segment above includes these coding regions:
- a CDS encoding tripartite tricarboxylate transporter permease yields the protein MDPTFVTALQNIVSPEVLLVIFLSAVYGLFVGSIPGLTATMAVALLIPLTFYLDNLSAIAAIVTLEACSIFAGDIPTTLVRIPGTPSSAAYTDDAYSLTQRGLHETSLGVSLVFSVAGGLFGALVLILAAPQLAKIAFHFTTYEYFWLYVLGLSCAAIVSTGSRLKGALALMIGLMFSTVGLSEVHSVPRFTFGFDELFTGINFIPAMIGLFGLSEVFRNCLTSKTDEESGKLTSAVISDDDKSWFKHLKPVFGGVLPHLWKRKFSWFRSSCIGSTIGMIPGAGADIAAWISYAVSKKSSKTPEEYGKGSLDAVGDATSANNSALAGAWIPALVLGIPGDSVTAIVIGVLLMKNITPGPEIFNNADQLVLVHGIYLTFIIANLLLIPLGFLAIRSGSQLVRVPRRILMPLILMFCVVGSYSINGSYFDVWVMLGMGIIGFVLEVFAIPLGPVVLGIILGGQLEQTFVQNLTKDDSLLSFFNRPISAGLGIFCIALWLVPVFMPLLRKKWQSAN